One genomic segment of Clostridium saccharoperbutylacetonicum N1-4(HMT) includes these proteins:
- a CDS encoding aminoglycoside phosphotransferase family protein: MPINDFKTRILIEKGWSDDIKYCVITPEGKKYLLRISKIEQKECKKVEFEMMQHVEELGVPMCKPIEFGTCDEGVYFLQSWIEGEDFGEILTTLTNKEQYLYGIEAGKILKHIHTIPAPDTQEEWKVRFNRKILRKIQMYKDCPIKYENGQSFIDYINENRYLLKNRSQCYQHGDYHVGNMMIDYEGKLQIIDFDRYDFGDPWEEFNRIVWCAQQSPLFASGMVNRYFDGDVPMDFWRLLALYISSNTLSSLPWAIQFGQSEIDIMIKQAQDVLEWYNNMKDPVPSWYKGSIK, translated from the coding sequence TTGCCTATAAATGATTTTAAGACTAGGATATTGATTGAAAAAGGATGGTCAGATGATATAAAATATTGCGTTATAACTCCTGAAGGAAAAAAGTATTTGTTACGTATTTCAAAAATAGAGCAAAAAGAATGTAAGAAAGTTGAATTTGAAATGATGCAGCATGTAGAGGAACTTGGTGTTCCTATGTGCAAACCTATTGAATTTGGCACTTGTGATGAAGGCGTATATTTTCTACAAAGTTGGATCGAAGGAGAGGATTTTGGAGAAATTCTTACAACTTTGACCAATAAAGAACAATATTTATATGGAATTGAGGCTGGTAAAATACTTAAGCATATTCATACTATTCCAGCACCTGATACACAAGAGGAATGGAAGGTACGATTTAATCGTAAAATTCTGCGGAAGATCCAAATGTATAAAGATTGTCCTATAAAATATGAAAATGGACAATCGTTTATTGACTATATAAATGAGAATCGTTATTTGCTGAAAAATCGATCACAATGTTATCAACACGGTGATTACCATGTGGGGAATATGATGATTGATTATGAAGGAAAACTTCAAATTATTGACTTTGATAGATATGATTTTGGTGATCCATGGGAGGAATTTAATCGAATTGTTTGGTGTGCACAACAATCGCCACTTTTTGCTTCGGGGATGGTAAACAGATATTTTGATGGTGATGTGCCAATGGATTTTTGGCGATTGCTTGCATTATACATTTCAAGCAATACTTTATCATCTCTACCTTGGGCAATTCAATTTGGACAGAGTGAAATTGATATTATGATAAAACAAGCTCAAGATGTTTTAGAATGGTATAATAATATGAAAGATCCAGTTCCTAGTTGGTATAAGGGGAGTATAAAATGA